In Nostoc sp. CENA543, a single genomic region encodes these proteins:
- a CDS encoding peptidase M, neutral zinc metallopeptidase site encodes MGFLQGLNQFTRNIFGIGIIDAWRQAGQTKAANQKIGQLTQKKHLREAITIAETTLSYWSRNPNFWERWICRLLLGNLLSSLNQQLQEYRQQVATADKLAAQAKNLLQQDTGDPWETQAFANAINFYQRCSKIVHDAGILQTIQQCQQELEKRRQFQDLYRKAQAQAEDRYFKNAVAIYTQAQQLYATADITKALANATAQVIQEQAYENSLQTVEQGEKAGKLRSAIALLESALAKFPRNDGQELLQKLQSILQGRELFRQGLAAEKMGDFTSAISCYQNAQPFLPDTTNCRIRLALVKIKTQDWSSALSDLDDLSGEQAIYLRGFAYAQQENLQLAYREWQKISSPNITQQQEILKILSHRQRLTYLQNIEALVTAENLEQAKNSSTEFLQKFGAYPLVETNLTQHIQPRLAAATWQSTNWQIITEQTAKDWLENPNITTLHNWAVSNYYHAQKDDNKLIDLIISLSTGLANLTQDTVLKDIPWLGNKSVDFVLVFHQLKHLLETTIDTYKDKDINSYLKFRDYWRLESIALELMGQPAIKGVKINDVFVTPGCYQNYTSLAQPTSIQQIEPHQKILHSLYTTWGLAVAACIAGDIPRAVKLKPTTKLSDNLEKFAQKFVAYYEGCHYLQQQQWREAMSNLKTAKSEIADNLEWQQEIDRLCILQRKNIVELQEHLEFAQSWYDTLDSPNSRAYLAEYKAEQVREELRNKQISNQKALQKLERVKLIDAENPIVLDLIQVIEDFIALDKIQELLEKNDFAGAVNYAQQNGQPKVKARLAEYYIDILIDGFKSRNLGFGNIADLGRWAYELCPDHPKVQDIYIISQEIGEINSLIQRDRSNDAVYRAKYSEYDAVRLYVADYFMITAMNGVKNNTFSSSVVYQLCRWCYELSPDDPDYQEIYRRLNII; translated from the coding sequence ATGGGCTTTTTGCAAGGCTTAAATCAATTCACCAGAAATATTTTCGGGATAGGAATTATTGACGCTTGGCGACAAGCAGGCCAAACCAAAGCAGCTAACCAAAAAATCGGACAACTTACCCAAAAAAAGCACCTACGGGAAGCCATCACCATCGCTGAAACCACCCTCAGCTATTGGTCGAGGAATCCTAATTTTTGGGAACGTTGGATTTGTCGCTTACTCTTGGGTAATTTATTAAGTAGCCTGAATCAGCAATTACAAGAATATCGCCAACAAGTAGCAACAGCCGATAAATTAGCAGCTCAAGCCAAAAATCTACTCCAACAAGATACCGGTGATCCTTGGGAAACACAAGCCTTCGCCAACGCCATCAACTTTTATCAACGCTGTAGCAAAATTGTTCACGATGCAGGTATATTGCAAACTATTCAGCAATGTCAGCAGGAATTAGAAAAACGCCGACAGTTTCAAGACTTATACAGAAAAGCCCAAGCCCAGGCGGAAGACCGCTATTTTAAAAATGCAGTCGCCATTTATACCCAAGCTCAACAACTATATGCGACAGCAGATATCACTAAAGCCCTTGCTAACGCTACCGCCCAAGTGATTCAAGAACAAGCCTATGAAAATAGCCTGCAAACAGTGGAACAAGGGGAAAAGGCAGGAAAACTACGTAGTGCGATCGCGCTTTTAGAATCAGCCTTAGCTAAATTTCCCCGCAATGATGGGCAAGAGTTACTGCAAAAACTACAATCAATCCTCCAAGGTAGAGAACTTTTTCGTCAAGGTTTAGCCGCAGAGAAAATGGGTGATTTTACCTCAGCTATCTCTTGCTATCAAAATGCTCAACCATTTTTACCTGATACCACTAACTGCCGCATTCGACTAGCACTAGTAAAAATTAAAACTCAAGACTGGTCAAGCGCACTCTCTGACTTAGACGATTTATCAGGTGAACAGGCTATCTATCTCCGAGGATTTGCTTACGCTCAACAGGAAAATTTACAACTAGCCTATAGAGAATGGCAAAAAATATCTAGTCCGAATATTACCCAGCAACAAGAAATCCTCAAAATTCTCAGCCACAGACAACGCCTGACTTACTTACAAAATATCGAAGCATTAGTTACAGCCGAAAATCTGGAACAAGCAAAAAACAGTAGTACAGAATTCTTGCAAAAATTTGGTGCATATCCCTTAGTAGAGACCAACCTCACCCAACATATCCAACCCCGATTAGCAGCAGCTACTTGGCAAAGTACAAATTGGCAAATTATTACAGAGCAAACCGCAAAAGATTGGTTGGAAAATCCGAATATTACTACATTACATAATTGGGCAGTATCTAACTACTATCATGCTCAAAAAGATGACAATAAATTAATAGATTTAATTATTTCTTTATCTACGGGTTTAGCAAATTTAACTCAAGATACAGTTCTCAAAGATATTCCGTGGCTAGGCAATAAATCCGTTGATTTCGTCTTGGTTTTTCATCAACTAAAACACTTACTAGAAACAACAATAGATACCTACAAAGACAAAGATATCAATAGTTATCTAAAATTTCGTGACTATTGGAGGTTAGAATCCATCGCCTTAGAATTAATGGGACAACCAGCAATCAAGGGAGTAAAAATCAATGATGTATTTGTCACCCCTGGTTGTTATCAAAATTATACTTCCCTAGCTCAACCAACATCTATACAACAAATAGAACCTCATCAAAAAATATTGCATAGCTTATACACAACTTGGGGTTTAGCAGTAGCTGCTTGTATAGCTGGGGATATTCCCAGAGCAGTAAAATTAAAACCAACAACTAAATTAAGCGATAATTTAGAAAAATTTGCTCAAAAATTCGTCGCTTACTATGAAGGCTGTCATTACTTACAACAACAACAATGGCGTGAAGCCATGAGTAATTTAAAGACAGCAAAATCAGAAATTGCTGACAATTTAGAATGGCAACAAGAAATCGATAGACTTTGTATTTTACAACGTAAAAATATTGTAGAGTTACAAGAACATTTAGAGTTTGCCCAATCTTGGTACGATACATTAGACAGCCCAAATTCTAGAGCCTATTTAGCAGAATATAAAGCCGAACAAGTCAGAGAAGAACTCAGAAATAAACAAATATCTAATCAGAAAGCCCTACAAAAACTAGAAAGAGTCAAACTTATCGATGCAGAAAACCCCATCGTCTTAGATTTAATTCAGGTAATAGAGGATTTTATAGCACTAGATAAAATTCAAGAACTGTTAGAAAAAAATGATTTTGCCGGTGCAGTTAATTATGCTCAACAAAATGGTCAACCCAAGGTTAAAGCTAGATTAGCAGAATACTATATTGATATATTAATTGATGGATTTAAAAGTCGGAATTTGGGATTTGGTAATATTGCCGATTTAGGAAGATGGGCTTATGAACTGTGTCCTGATCATCCCAAGGTGCAAGATATTTATATAATCAGCCAAGAAATCGGAGAAATTAATTCTCTCATACAACGCGATCGCTCCAACGATGCTGTCTACCGTGCCAAATATTCAGAATATGATGCTGTTCGTTTGTACGTTGCTGACTATTTTATGATTACTGCGATGAATGGGGTAAAAAATAACACCTTTTCTAGTAGTGTAGTGTATCAATTATGTCGCTGGTGTTACGAACTGTCTCCTGATGATCCTGACTATCAAGAAATTTATCGCCGACTCAATATTATTTAA
- a CDS encoding LysM peptidoglycan-binding domain-containing protein produces MTLNLNCPVCSYQDITGDTCPNCDTDVRVIRMLQELPPAPTPSAKPFNIVLLILILIGLGLAVAIFWRLSLPQPNTVVVADPTPTQTTKIAPVAVIPPKPPEPKTYKVQRGDNLSAIAQKFCGQQATWQIMLKDNPQLQGRENYIDVGEVLKIPHCQEGM; encoded by the coding sequence ATGACCTTAAACCTTAACTGTCCTGTGTGCAGCTACCAAGATATTACAGGTGATACTTGTCCTAATTGTGATACAGATGTGCGGGTAATTCGGATGCTGCAAGAATTACCTCCAGCCCCTACCCCATCAGCCAAACCATTCAACATTGTTCTGTTGATATTAATCCTCATTGGACTAGGTTTGGCGGTAGCGATCTTTTGGAGACTTTCACTACCCCAACCAAATACAGTAGTTGTTGCTGATCCGACTCCCACACAGACAACAAAAATTGCACCAGTCGCGGTGATTCCCCCCAAACCACCAGAACCCAAAACATACAAAGTACAACGGGGAGATAATTTAAGTGCGATCGCCCAAAAATTCTGCGGACAGCAAGCAACTTGGCAAATCATGCTAAAAGATAATCCCCAACTGCAAGGGCGAGAAAACTATATAGATGTGGGAGAGGTGTTAAAAATTCCTCACTGTCAGGAGGGGATGTAA
- a CDS encoding molecular chaperone DnaJ: MEKNPYDILGVSPAASKAEITKAVAEAMKRKQYPVDVIAKAQKSLMKPEERIMADYLRPILPPIRRFKYSDLSALAESAPTLAILPEFDGLEQAIAQANREENREREPLNLPFSELFNEGVTACQEGRYPKAIKYLEDYCHQSQEHNTQTYIQAQMWLIRAYQMGGQLQRAIALCQMLVNHSHPQVQTWANKTLPMLSGMSRV; the protein is encoded by the coding sequence ATGGAAAAAAATCCTTATGACATTTTGGGGGTATCGCCAGCAGCATCAAAAGCGGAAATTACCAAAGCCGTAGCAGAAGCGATGAAGCGCAAGCAATATCCTGTAGATGTGATTGCAAAAGCGCAAAAAAGCTTAATGAAGCCAGAAGAAAGAATCATGGCTGATTATTTACGTCCTATATTGCCACCCATTAGACGTTTCAAATATAGTGACTTATCAGCCTTGGCAGAGTCAGCCCCCACCTTAGCAATTTTGCCAGAATTTGACGGCTTAGAACAAGCGATCGCCCAAGCTAACCGAGAAGAAAATCGCGAACGAGAACCCCTCAACCTACCCTTCTCGGAATTATTCAACGAGGGTGTGACAGCTTGTCAAGAAGGACGTTATCCTAAAGCCATCAAATATTTAGAAGACTATTGCCATCAATCTCAAGAGCATAATACCCAAACTTACATTCAAGCCCAAATGTGGCTAATTAGAGCCTATCAGATGGGCGGACAGTTGCAAAGAGCGATCGCCCTTTGCCAGATGTTAGTTAATCATTCTCACCCCCAAGTCCAAACTTGGGCAAATAAAACCTTACCGATGTTATCAGGGATGTCTCGTGTCTAA